One segment of Anatilimnocola aggregata DNA contains the following:
- the dcd gene encoding dCTP deaminase yields the protein MILSGEEIRKRLGKDICIEPFEPERLNPNSYNLTLHDELITYEEVVLDMAQPNRTRRMRIPPEGLVLAPQKLYLARTVERTETHNFVPMIEGRSSIGRLGLFVHVTAGFGDVGFAGYWTLEMFAVQPIRIYPGVPICQIFYHQITGSITEYCSDKYQHNRDIQPSLLYKELNPQSDRRDPQLTLSFEKDGAS from the coding sequence ATGATCCTTTCCGGTGAAGAGATTCGCAAACGCTTGGGCAAAGATATTTGCATCGAGCCCTTCGAACCGGAGCGGCTCAATCCCAACAGCTATAATCTGACGCTGCACGATGAGTTAATCACGTACGAGGAAGTCGTGCTCGATATGGCTCAGCCCAATCGTACGCGGCGCATGCGAATTCCTCCTGAAGGTCTGGTTCTCGCGCCGCAAAAGCTCTATCTGGCCAGGACCGTCGAGCGAACCGAAACGCACAATTTCGTTCCGATGATTGAAGGCCGCTCTTCGATCGGTCGGCTTGGCCTGTTTGTGCATGTGACTGCCGGCTTTGGGGACGTAGGCTTTGCTGGCTATTGGACCCTCGAAATGTTCGCCGTCCAGCCGATTCGTATCTATCCCGGCGTGCCGATCTGCCAGATCTTCTATCATCAGATTACCGGCAGCATCACTGAGTATTGTAGCGATAAGTACCAGCACAATCGCGATATTCAGCCGAGCCTTCTCTACAAGGAACTGAATCCCCAAAGCGATCGTCGCGATCCGCAACTAACGCTCAGCTTCGAAAAGGACGGCGCGAGCTAA
- a CDS encoding MFS transporter, with protein MANVTTRPASEAKHKSPQVISPAPTDPPKDNAHGRWMALTAALLGWMFDGAEMGIFSLVGRKAVMDLMPTANEQTVGLWFNVIIASFLVGAATGGVVFGWLGDRIGRVRAMTLSVLTYALFTGLCGFAGEAWQVGVLRFIAALGMGGEWSLGVALVMEVWPNKSRAFMAGLIGAAANVGYLLVGFLGLGLLGVIQGMEETMLSIGLPASTVTMLVRNDGWRLMMIAGTLPALLTFLIRVFVPESEKWEHEQEKGTTSHWASQDLFGVLIGLIGPFMIVYLWAFDRTYQPGTETVLFEHGNVLRIVGTILGLAIALVGYTYPVVRYFQRHAIHSAGTSAPWAGTMQRMLLGATLSGVALLGTWGSTQQAPSWADKLTEADFNKTKQQLVAEGKTEEAASLQRPKLRAREYTLIWLSVGAIIGTLAAAFMGDWLGRRTAFFLLCLTSLLSVWGLYLLNTSYGTPLLIWAFIAGTCTASFYGWLPLYLPELFSTNVRATGQGFSFNFGRILAAIGVLQVGNLLKLFDTDVMLGSLVIPHGHALACSTISLVYVLGMVIIWFAPETKGQPLPD; from the coding sequence ATGGCCAATGTGACTACCCGCCCCGCCTCCGAAGCCAAGCACAAATCTCCCCAAGTGATTTCGCCCGCGCCGACGGACCCACCCAAGGACAACGCCCACGGCCGCTGGATGGCGCTGACCGCCGCGTTGTTAGGCTGGATGTTTGACGGGGCCGAGATGGGCATTTTCAGCCTCGTCGGCCGCAAAGCGGTGATGGACCTGATGCCCACAGCCAACGAGCAAACAGTTGGGCTTTGGTTCAACGTCATCATCGCATCGTTTCTCGTGGGCGCAGCGACGGGCGGCGTTGTATTCGGTTGGCTTGGCGATCGCATTGGCCGCGTCCGCGCGATGACCCTCAGCGTGCTCACTTACGCCTTATTTACCGGACTTTGCGGCTTCGCTGGCGAAGCCTGGCAAGTCGGCGTGTTGCGATTCATCGCCGCACTCGGCATGGGTGGCGAGTGGTCGCTGGGTGTCGCGCTGGTGATGGAAGTTTGGCCTAACAAATCGCGGGCTTTCATGGCAGGTTTGATTGGTGCCGCCGCAAACGTGGGCTATCTGCTCGTTGGCTTTTTGGGTCTTGGCCTGCTCGGCGTGATCCAGGGGATGGAAGAAACTATGCTCAGCATCGGCTTGCCCGCCAGCACCGTCACGATGCTCGTACGTAACGACGGTTGGCGGCTGATGATGATCGCGGGCACGTTGCCAGCCCTGCTGACGTTTCTCATTCGCGTCTTTGTGCCAGAGTCGGAAAAGTGGGAACACGAGCAGGAAAAGGGAACGACTTCACACTGGGCATCGCAAGATTTGTTCGGCGTGCTGATTGGGCTCATCGGCCCATTTATGATCGTCTATCTCTGGGCCTTCGATCGTACCTATCAACCCGGTACCGAAACCGTCCTGTTCGAACATGGCAATGTGCTGCGAATCGTCGGCACGATCTTGGGGCTCGCCATCGCGCTTGTTGGTTACACCTATCCCGTGGTTCGCTACTTCCAGCGGCATGCAATTCACTCCGCCGGAACTTCGGCACCCTGGGCCGGCACGATGCAGCGAATGTTGCTGGGTGCCACGCTCAGCGGCGTCGCGCTGCTCGGGACTTGGGGTTCGACGCAACAGGCCCCCAGTTGGGCCGATAAGTTGACCGAAGCCGATTTCAACAAGACCAAGCAACAGCTCGTTGCCGAGGGAAAAACAGAAGAAGCGGCCTCGCTCCAACGTCCCAAGTTGCGAGCTCGCGAGTACACGCTGATTTGGCTCTCTGTCGGGGCGATCATTGGTACGTTGGCCGCGGCCTTCATGGGTGATTGGCTCGGTCGGCGCACCGCTTTCTTCCTGCTCTGCTTGACCTCTTTGCTGTCGGTGTGGGGGCTCTATTTGCTCAATACGAGTTACGGCACTCCTCTATTGATTTGGGCCTTTATTGCGGGCACTTGTACCGCCTCGTTCTATGGCTGGTTGCCACTTTACTTGCCTGAACTTTTCAGCACGAATGTCCGGGCAACCGGCCAGGGATTCAGCTTTAACTTTGGCCGCATCCTCGCCGCTATTGGTGTGTTGCAGGTCGGCAATCTTTTGAAGCTGTTCGATACCGACGTGATGCTCGGCAGCCTGGTGATTCCCCACGGTCACGCACTCGCCTGCTCCACGATCAGCCTGGTCTATGTGCTTGGCATGGTCATTATCTGGTTCGCGCCCGAAACGAAGGGCCAACCACTGCCGGATTAG
- a CDS encoding 3'-5' exonuclease: MAKLFDQVLVVDIESTCWQGYPPAGQISEIIEVGLCPVDVKKLARLEKRSLLIKPIRSKISEFCTKLTTLTDEHFRAAGTLADAVGILKKEYRSPDRLWASWGDYDRRQFERVCKELTVPYPFGVGHLNIKTLFAVAYGDNGEMGLDEACERIGLPLEGTHHRGHDDAWNIAGIFCHLLQKFRLGGTLVA, encoded by the coding sequence ATGGCCAAACTCTTCGATCAAGTTCTTGTCGTCGATATCGAATCCACCTGTTGGCAAGGCTATCCACCCGCGGGGCAAATCAGCGAGATTATCGAAGTTGGTCTTTGCCCCGTCGATGTGAAAAAGCTCGCGCGATTAGAAAAGCGGAGTCTTCTCATCAAACCAATTCGTAGCAAGATCAGTGAGTTCTGTACGAAGTTGACCACGCTCACCGACGAGCACTTTCGCGCGGCTGGCACTTTGGCCGATGCGGTCGGCATTTTGAAAAAAGAGTATCGTTCGCCCGATCGATTGTGGGCCAGTTGGGGGGACTACGACCGCCGGCAGTTCGAACGAGTCTGCAAGGAACTTACCGTTCCTTATCCGTTCGGTGTCGGGCACCTCAATATCAAGACGCTCTTTGCCGTCGCCTATGGCGACAACGGCGAAATGGGGCTCGATGAAGCTTGCGAGCGAATTGGCTTGCCGCTGGAAGGGACGCATCACCGGGGGCACGACGATGCCTGGAACATTGCCGGGATTTTCTGCCATTTGCTGCAGAAGTTTCGGCTCGGCGGCACTTTGGTCGCGTGA
- a CDS encoding dihydroorotase, producing MKMLIRHAQVVLPTETIATSVLVENGKIAAVDAAIHTQADEIIDAAGLHLIPGVVDDQVHFREPGLTHKEDLTTATRACAKGGVTTFLEMPNTNPTTTSVAALHDKLALAANKCLVNYGFYIGATTSNVSELKAARRTPGIKIFIGSSTGNMLVDEQAALEAIFAETSLPICAHCEDETTVRANSAKFADTHDVADHSRIRDHQAAVIATRRAIELAHRHGHRFHVLHVSTADEVPLLVDHRGLITAEVCPHHLFFNVDDYARLGTLVQMNPSLKTSADCRGLWQALQDGLIQVIATDHAPHTLEEKKLPYSPGHGGSPSGLPAVENSLALLLNQVNQGRCTLQQVVHWMCDAPARVWDIMNKGRIEPGYDADLVLVDLNKTATIRNEEQETKNRWSPWHGETLTGWPVRTWVMGQEVFRADSSGSRINSQVRGQEATFDHARGGYWSTTSP from the coding sequence ATGAAAATGCTCATTCGTCATGCTCAGGTGGTGTTACCGACGGAAACCATCGCTACGTCGGTGCTCGTGGAAAATGGCAAGATCGCAGCTGTCGATGCGGCGATTCACACGCAGGCCGATGAAATTATCGATGCTGCCGGCCTGCATCTCATTCCCGGCGTGGTGGACGACCAGGTTCATTTCCGCGAACCCGGGCTGACGCATAAAGAGGATCTCACCACGGCCACCCGCGCCTGTGCCAAGGGAGGCGTTACTACCTTTCTGGAGATGCCGAATACCAATCCCACCACCACCTCCGTCGCGGCGCTACACGACAAGTTGGCGCTCGCGGCCAACAAATGTTTGGTGAACTACGGTTTCTATATTGGCGCGACCACCAGCAATGTCAGCGAATTGAAGGCAGCCAGGCGAACGCCGGGGATCAAGATCTTCATCGGCTCTAGTACCGGCAATATGCTGGTCGATGAACAGGCGGCGCTCGAAGCGATCTTTGCCGAGACATCGCTCCCCATCTGCGCCCACTGCGAAGACGAAACAACCGTGCGCGCCAACAGCGCCAAGTTCGCCGACACGCACGACGTGGCCGATCACAGCCGCATTCGCGACCATCAAGCAGCGGTGATTGCCACGCGCCGCGCAATCGAGCTGGCTCATCGGCACGGGCATCGGTTTCATGTGCTGCATGTTTCAACGGCAGACGAAGTACCGCTGCTCGTCGACCATCGCGGGCTGATTACGGCCGAAGTCTGCCCGCATCATTTGTTTTTTAATGTCGACGACTATGCCCGCCTCGGCACACTCGTGCAAATGAATCCCTCGCTCAAGACATCGGCCGATTGCCGTGGCTTGTGGCAAGCACTGCAAGACGGGCTGATTCAGGTTATCGCCACCGATCATGCCCCGCATACGCTGGAAGAGAAGAAGCTTCCCTATTCGCCCGGCCACGGCGGCAGTCCATCGGGATTACCCGCGGTCGAGAACAGCCTGGCGCTGCTGCTGAATCAGGTAAATCAAGGCCGTTGCACGTTGCAGCAGGTCGTTCACTGGATGTGCGATGCCCCGGCTCGCGTTTGGGACATTATGAACAAAGGACGGATTGAGCCCGGTTACGATGCCGACCTGGTGCTGGTCGATTTGAACAAGACTGCCACTATTCGCAACGAAGAACAAGAAACCAAGAATCGCTGGAGCCCTTGGCACGGCGAAACACTCACCGGATGGCCCGTTCGCACTTGGGTCATGGGGCAGGAGGTTTTTCGCGCTGATAGCAGTGGTTCCCGGATCAATTCACAAGTCCGCGGACAGGAAGCCACCTTCGACCACGCCCGGGGCGGATACTGGTCAACAACATCACCGTAG
- the epsC gene encoding serine O-acetyltransferase EpsC, which produces MASDFRLKEQLPRLTDRIVATYKCAGAVHYLGHCPLPNYDEIIECVADLKDILYPGYRRREGLHIGNVTYHVGDIIDGLHDKLTRQIARALQHDDRVNGGNTCDPETDYEAKGQAMAIAFLERIPYLREILGTDARAAYDGDPACRSIDEVVFCYPGLEAITVHRIAHEMRKLGVPFIPRMMSEWSHKQTGIDIHPGAIIGHHFFIDHGTGVVVGETCEIGNNVKLYQGVTLGALSFATDDDGNLVRGHKRHPTLEDGVVIYANATVLGGRTVVGHHSVIGSSVWLTHSVEPHTTVVMEKPKLRIRAEVPDELKPELNYQI; this is translated from the coding sequence ATGGCTTCCGACTTTCGGCTGAAGGAACAACTCCCTCGCCTGACCGACCGCATCGTGGCCACTTATAAATGCGCCGGTGCGGTCCATTATTTGGGCCATTGCCCGCTCCCCAACTACGACGAGATCATCGAGTGCGTGGCGGATCTGAAAGACATTCTCTATCCCGGTTATCGTCGCCGCGAAGGTTTGCACATTGGCAACGTGACCTATCACGTCGGTGACATCATCGATGGCTTGCACGACAAGCTCACGCGGCAAATTGCCCGCGCCCTGCAGCACGATGACCGCGTCAACGGCGGCAATACCTGCGATCCAGAGACCGACTACGAAGCCAAGGGCCAGGCGATGGCGATTGCGTTTCTCGAACGCATTCCCTACCTGCGCGAAATCCTCGGCACCGATGCCCGCGCGGCCTACGATGGAGATCCCGCCTGCCGCAGCATCGACGAAGTCGTGTTTTGCTATCCGGGGCTTGAAGCGATCACCGTCCATCGCATCGCGCACGAAATGCGCAAGCTGGGTGTGCCATTCATTCCACGCATGATGAGCGAGTGGTCGCACAAGCAGACCGGCATCGATATTCACCCGGGTGCGATTATCGGCCATCACTTCTTCATCGATCACGGCACCGGTGTCGTCGTTGGTGAAACGTGCGAGATCGGCAACAACGTCAAGCTTTACCAAGGCGTGACGCTCGGTGCCCTCAGCTTTGCCACCGATGACGACGGCAACCTGGTCCGCGGCCACAAGCGGCATCCCACGCTGGAAGATGGCGTGGTGATCTATGCGAACGCCACGGTTCTCGGCGGTCGCACGGTCGTCGGGCATCACTCGGTCATCGGTTCCAGCGTCTGGCTGACGCATAGTGTCGAGCCGCATACGACAGTCGTCATGGAAAAGCCGAAGCTCCGGATTCGCGCGGAAGTGCCCGACGAACTGAAGCCGGAACTGAACTACCAAATCTGA
- a CDS encoding cysteine desulfurase family protein: MRHLYLDYNSTTPIAPSVQESMLPFLAEHFGDPANNHSTGRACREAVADARGQLAHLLGADAEEIVFTSGGTESNNLALLGTMLRHQPGAGGHLIISAIEHDSVAEPAKFLERLGYDVTVVGVTGQGVVQPSAIQAALRDDTVLASIMHANHETGVIQPLRQIAEFCHARNVLLHTDASQSVGKIRTFVDELDVDLLTVAGHKVYAPKGIGALFVRRGVPLEPLLRGSGQERGLRGGIENTPAIVGLGRAAMLAARALEESPDRLEQLRDQLFSLLQAAIGDELILHGQLATRLPNTLSLSFPGVAAHELLARVPELCAHTCGGSHTDARANSPTLAAMGIDPQTARQTLRLSLGWYTAPEDISRAANLLLGAWESLRE; encoded by the coding sequence ATGCGGCACCTCTATCTCGATTACAACTCCACCACGCCGATTGCTCCTAGCGTGCAGGAGTCGATGCTCCCCTTTTTGGCCGAGCACTTTGGCGATCCCGCTAACAACCACTCGACGGGTCGCGCCTGTCGCGAAGCGGTTGCCGATGCTCGTGGCCAACTGGCCCATCTGCTCGGTGCCGATGCCGAAGAAATCGTCTTCACCAGCGGCGGCACCGAAAGCAACAATCTGGCCCTCCTCGGCACGATGCTGCGCCATCAACCAGGGGCCGGCGGCCACCTGATCATCTCGGCCATCGAGCACGACAGCGTCGCCGAGCCAGCTAAGTTTCTCGAACGTCTCGGGTACGATGTCACCGTGGTTGGCGTCACGGGCCAAGGGGTCGTGCAACCCTCGGCCATCCAGGCTGCCCTGCGCGACGACACCGTGCTCGCCAGCATCATGCACGCCAATCACGAGACGGGCGTCATTCAACCCCTGCGGCAAATTGCCGAGTTCTGTCACGCGCGGAACGTACTGCTGCATACCGATGCTTCGCAAAGCGTCGGCAAGATTCGCACCTTCGTCGACGAACTCGATGTCGACCTGCTCACCGTTGCCGGGCACAAGGTCTATGCCCCCAAAGGCATCGGCGCTCTCTTCGTTCGCCGCGGCGTTCCGCTCGAACCTCTCCTGCGCGGCAGCGGACAAGAGCGAGGCTTGCGGGGCGGTATCGAAAACACGCCAGCCATCGTCGGACTCGGTCGGGCTGCGATGCTCGCCGCGCGTGCGCTCGAAGAATCCCCCGATCGCCTGGAACAACTGCGCGATCAACTCTTCAGTCTGTTGCAAGCGGCAATTGGCGACGAATTGATCCTGCACGGGCAACTGGCCACTCGCCTCCCCAATACGCTCAGTTTGAGTTTTCCCGGCGTCGCCGCGCACGAGTTACTCGCGCGCGTACCGGAACTATGCGCTCACACTTGTGGTGGTTCCCACACCGATGCCCGGGCCAACTCGCCCACCCTGGCCGCGATGGGAATCGATCCCCAAACGGCTCGCCAAACGCTCCGCCTCAGCCTGGGTTGGTACACCGCGCCAGAAGACATCTCCCGCGCTGCCAATTTGCTGCTCGGCGCCTGGGAATCGCTGCGGGAATAA
- a CDS encoding SDR family NAD(P)-dependent oxidoreductase gives MTDRKVALITGSGKQRVGWHVAEALGARGYSLAIHYRTSAQEAAETVKEFRSRGWEANAFAGDLADETAVKKLMADVLSEYGQLDALVHTAAIWQPKKLEEVTAADVRHYLEVNTLATFLCCQHAGLAMVKQATGGCLVTFGDWATIRPYLNYAAYFPSKGAIPALTRTFAVELAHRNPRVRVNCIQPGPVMLPAELPEAERAAAIAGTLVKREGTPQHVAQAVLHFLENDFLTGVCLPVDGGRSVFAGTGD, from the coding sequence ATGACCGATCGTAAAGTGGCTCTCATCACCGGCAGCGGCAAGCAGCGCGTCGGTTGGCACGTGGCCGAAGCGCTCGGCGCGCGCGGGTATTCACTGGCCATTCACTATCGCACTTCTGCGCAGGAAGCCGCCGAGACTGTGAAGGAGTTTCGTTCGCGCGGCTGGGAAGCTAACGCATTCGCAGGCGACCTGGCCGATGAAACGGCGGTGAAAAAACTGATGGCCGATGTGCTGAGTGAATACGGCCAGCTCGATGCGCTGGTGCATACGGCGGCCATCTGGCAGCCGAAGAAGCTGGAAGAGGTGACCGCAGCCGATGTGCGGCACTATCTGGAAGTGAATACGCTGGCGACATTCCTCTGCTGCCAACACGCCGGACTGGCGATGGTAAAACAAGCGACGGGGGGCTGCCTTGTGACGTTTGGCGATTGGGCGACGATTCGGCCCTACCTGAATTACGCTGCTTATTTTCCGTCGAAGGGGGCGATTCCCGCACTCACGCGCACCTTTGCCGTGGAACTGGCCCACCGCAATCCGCGCGTGCGCGTCAATTGCATTCAACCCGGGCCGGTGATGTTGCCCGCTGAGCTACCCGAGGCGGAACGGGCCGCGGCCATTGCCGGTACGCTCGTCAAGCGCGAAGGAACGCCACAGCATGTGGCCCAAGCAGTGCTCCACTTTCTGGAGAACGATTTTTTGACCGGCGTCTGCTTGCCCGTCGATGGCGGTCGGTCGGTGTTCGCTGGCACAGGTGATTGA